A window of the Canis lupus baileyi chromosome 1, mCanLup2.hap1, whole genome shotgun sequence genome harbors these coding sequences:
- the CTSL gene encoding LOW QUALITY PROTEIN: procathepsin L (The sequence of the model RefSeq protein was modified relative to this genomic sequence to represent the inferred CDS: inserted 1 base in 1 codon; substituted 3 bases at 3 genomic stop codons), which yields MEMIEQHNQEYSQGEHSFTLAMNAFGDMTNEEFKQVLNDFKIQKHKKGKVFXAPVFAEIPSSVDWREQGYIIPGKDQGPCESRWAFNTTDAWERQTFRKTGKLVSLSEQNXDFSWAEGNEGCSSGLVGNSFQYVKDNGGLDSEESYPNTEITDGSCKYRPEYPAANITDFVNILQQEESLMVSVATVGLVCLYXYQCKPGYLLVYKEGICYDPNCSSKHLNHGVLVVGYGFKGAESEHKKIWIIKNSXGTDWGMQGCILIAKNQDNHWGSTTRVSIPVV from the exons ATGGAAATGATTGAACAGCACAATCAGGAATACAGCCAAGGGGAACACAGCTTCACTCTGGCAATGAATGCCTTTGGTGACATG ACCAATGAAGAATTCAAACAGGTGCTGAATGACTTTAAAATCCAGAAgcacaagaaaggaaaagtgtTCTGAGCACCTGTCTTTGCTGAAATCCCCTCATCTGTGGACTGGAGAGAGCAAGGCTACATCATTCCTGGGAAGGATCAG GGTCCTTGTGAATCTAGGTGGGCATTTAATACCACTGATGCCTGGGAAAGACAGACATTCCGCAAAACTGGCAAACTTGTGTCCTTGAGTGAGCAGA CTGACTTctcttgggctgaaggcaatgaGGGCTGCAGTAGTGGCCTGGTGGGTAACAGCTTCCAGTATGTTAAGGACAATGGGGGCCTAGACTCAGAGGAATCCTATCCAAACACTGAAAT AACT GATGGATCCTGCAAATACAGGCCTGAGTATCCTGCTGCCAACATCACTGACTTCGTGAACATCCTTCAGCAGGAGGAGTCCCTTATGGTGTCAGTGGCAACTGTGGGGCTGGTCTGTCTCTATTAGTATCAATGCAAGCCTGGATACCTTCTGGTCTATAAAGAAG gcaTTTGTTATGATCCAAACTGCAGCAGCAAACACCTGAATCATGGTGTTCTGGTGGTTGGCTATGGATTTAAAGGAGCAGAATCAGAACACAAAAAAATTTGGATTATCAagaacag CTAGGGCACAGACTGGGGCATGCAGGGCTGCATACTGATAGCCAAAAACCAGGACAACCATTGGGGAAGCACCACTAGGGTGAGTATTCCTGTCGTCTga